The proteins below come from a single Zea mays cultivar B73 chromosome 8, Zm-B73-REFERENCE-NAM-5.0, whole genome shotgun sequence genomic window:
- the LOC100285297 gene encoding L-ascorbate oxidase precursor: protein MVWSAGMATMRGASAAALLVLALAAAVARAEDPYHFFEWKVTYGTRTIMGTAQKVILINDMFPGPTINCSSNNNILVNVFNMLDQPLLFTWHGIQQRKNSWQDGMPGTMCPIQPNTNFTYHWQPKDQIGSFFYYPSTGMQRAAGAYGLISVHSRDLIPVPFDTPADDFPVLIGDWYTKDHAVLAKNLDAGKGIGRPAGLVINGKNEKDASNPPMYNVEAGKTYRFRVCNVGIKASFNVRIQDHIMKLVEMEGSHTMQNDYDSLDLHIGQCLSFLVTADQKPGDYLLVASTRFIKEKSSTTAVIRYKGSSAPPPAKLPEGPSGWAWSINQCRSFRWNLTASAARPNPQGSYHYGQINITRTIKLAMGRGKVDGKERFGFNGVSHVDPETPVKLAEYFNASDGVFKYNLIGDVPPSNTAPTKMAPNVISAEFRTFIEVVFENPEKSIDTIHIDGYAFFAVGMGPGKWTAASRSTYNLLDTVSRHTIQVYPRSWTAVMMTFDNAGMWSVRSNIWERQYLGEQLYVSVISPERSLRDEYNMPETSLRCGKVVGLPMPPSYRAV from the exons ATGGTGTGGTCGGCTGGGATGGCAACAATGCGAGGCGCCTCCGCCGCCGCGCTACTGGTGCTGGCGCTCGCCGCCGCCGTGGCGCGCGCGGAGGACCCCTACCACTTCTTCGAGTGGAAGGTGACGTACGGGACGAGGACCATCATGGGGACGGCGCAGAAGGTGATCCTCATCAACGACATGTTCCCGGGCCCTACCATCAACTGCTCATCCAACAACAACATCCTCGTCAACGTGTTCAACATGCTCGACCAGCCGCTCCTCTTCACATG GCACGGGATCCAGCAGAGGAAGAACTCGTGGCAGGACGGCATGCCGGGCACCATGTGCCCGATCCAGCCCAACACCAACTTCACGTACCACTGGCAGCCCAAGGACCAGATCGGCAGCTTCTTCTACTACCCCAGCACCGGCATGCAGCGGGCGGCGGGCGCCTACGGGCTGATCAGCGTCCACAGCCGTGACCTGATCCCGGTGCCCTTCGACACGCCGGCCGACGACTTCCCGGTGCTCATCGGCGACTGGTACACCAAGGACCACGCCGTGCTGGCCAAGAACCTGGACGCCGGCAAGGGGATCGGGCGGCCGGCGGGGCTGGTGATCAACGGCAAGAACGAGAAGGACGCGTCGAACCCGCCCATGTACAACGTGGAGGCCGGCAAGACGTACCGGTTCCGCGTGTGCAACGTGGGCATCAAGGCGTCCTTCAACGTCCGCATCCAGGACCACATCATGAAGCTGGTGGAGATGGAGGGGTCCCACACCATGCAGAACGACTACGACTCGCTGGACCTCCACATCGGGCAGTGCCTGTCGTTCCTGGTGACCGCGGACCAGAAGCCCGGCGACTACCTGCTGGTGGCGTCCACCCGGTTCATCAAGGAGAAGAGCAGCACCACGGCCGTGATCCGCTACAAGGGCTCCAGCGCCCCGCCGCCGGCCAAGCTGCCGGAGGGCCCCAGCGGGTGGGCGTGGTCCATCAACCAGTGCAGGTCCTTCCGCTGGAACCTGACGGCCAGCGCGGCGCGGCCCAACCCGCAGGGGTCGTACCACTACGGCCAGATCAACATCACCCGCACCATCAAGCTCGCCATGGGCCGCGGCAAGGTCGACGGCAAGGAGAGGTTCGGCTTCAACGGCGTGTCGCACGTGGACCCGGAAACCCCCGTGAAGCTCGCCGAGTACTTCAACGCCAGCGACGGCGTGTTCAAGTACAACCTCATCGGGGACGTGCCGCCCTCCAACACGGCCCCCACCAAGATGGCACCCAACGTCATCAGCGCCGAGTTCCGCACGTTCATTGAGGTGGTCTTCGAGAACCCCGAGAAGAGCATCGACACCATCCACATCGACGGCTACGCCTTCTTCGCCGTCGG CATGGGGCCCGGCAAATGGACGGCAGCGTCGCGGAGTACGTACAACCTCCTGGACACGGTGAGCCGGCACACGATCCAGGTGTACCCAAGGTCGTGGACGGCGGTGATGATGACGTTCGACAACGCGGGCATGTGGAGCGTCCGCTCCAACATCTGGGAGAGGCAGTACCTCGGCGAGCAGCTGTACGTGAGCGTCATCTCGCCGGAGCGGTCGctcagggacgagtacaacatgCCGGAGACCAGCCTCCGCTGCGGCAAGGTCGTCGGCCTGCCGATGCCACCGTCCTACCGCGCCGTCTAG